The genomic interval atcagaaaaaaacaacatatgaatccaaattaacatgtatttatactaaagtaatattcaaagccgtgctgggccataatggtaacaagtacctgtctcttcccctggctcactcggtgcacctcaaagaggattacaacagcatcaagaccttgctggatgccttgaagtatgatgagtatggctgggaggtcataggagactacaaaatggtggcattcctgatgggtctccaaggcggttttaccaagttttcctgctatctttgcctttgggacagcagggacaccaaggtgcactaccactggcgggactggccacagcggaccgagttctctgtggggaggaacaacgtcaagtgggagccactggtggacctcCGGAAgttgctgatgccaccactgcacatcaaattgggccttatgaaacaatttgtcagagctctagataaggagtctgcagccttcaagtaccttcaagacttcttccctaagctgtctgaggcaaaggtcaaagccggtgtctttgtcagaccacagataaagaaggattttggattcatatgttgttttttttctgacttcatgtgaatgaaaagacattctcattggaaataggtaaatttcaaaatatcactgtcctggtcacaaaagcaaagtttgtggggaataacttttaaatacttttgagtcataagcaattaggaaataacacttactacccaggaacaaaaattgtgttacatagtgtaatctcACCTGTAATTAGTCCGTTTGTCCAATAGCAgtttactacaacctttagaatgtgaaaataacattttggtgattttttatgatttaaaaaaaaaaaaaaaaaaaaaaaacaaaaaaaaaacaaataaacagttgCTTACTGTACTCATATGATAAGGCATGCTGTAATAATCTCACATGTAGTTAGTCATTCTGTCCAATTGCAGCTTattacaacctttagaatgtaaaaataacattttgttgatttgtaatgtttttttttgattgattactgtactcatatGATAAGGCATACTGTAAGTATGTAGTAAGTAACTCACATATAGTAAGTCAGTCTGTCCAATAGCAGCTTATTACAACCTTTAAAGTGtgattatttttctaaaataattactGTACTCATATGATAAGGCATACTGTAATAATTTCACCTGTAGTAAGACAGTCTGTCCAACTGCAGCCTACTACAACCCTTGaattgtgaatatatatatatatatatatatatatatatatatatatattttttttttttttaaataattgattactgttcTCAAATGATAAGGCATAGGCCTACTGTAATAATCTGTAGTTAGTTCATCTGTCCAACAGCatcttactacaacctttagaaatttgcttaccttaactataacacaatgggtgaatgacatgtgaagatggtcagaggtgtcgtacgagatatttttaatgactttgtgttgtctcttggagtttaatGAGCAAAGAGGCacatcagtacgtccacagcTTGAAgttaggatcttgtgtatttatgaatgaagtactcttgttttaaaatctccccgatctgcttccagttgttatgacaatCCCTGAACACTTTttaaatactcatgatagcttttgacatCTCTATAACCCAGGGGTGGATCTACCGGGGTGGCAAATGgaggcaaatgccaccctaagaaaagggTGAAATAGCtttctgaaatagctttcgtcagttatgtgtataatccagatgaaacatctccagttcttgagtaggagtttctatttaatctgatctgtgtatgttttgattggcgATCTaagctggaatgtgttattttgaattttatgataaatgttcgttgtggctgttatcagtgtcgtttagtgtcagcagttttttctgcagctcttttccaggaaatagaaaagcaaaatatgcCCCCCAATTGTGATGGCCTTTTCggctgtattgtttgtgtgtatgtagaatgtgtgttttgtctttatctccctctctcttaatcgctctcatgtgtggggtaaccaggtgagctgattgttaatggggagcaccagcacgcagtgtgtttcctccctatataaactgagtgtttcatggctgaaTTGTGTGATGTGAGATGGGTAtttgtgagctgtgccatcttggtcagcAATGCTGTCATGCAGATTCCTGCTGCTGGAGctgagagtttgtggttgtcatGTGTCTGTGGGTTACCTCCACCCATCCCCCTAGAATCTCCGACCCTACAAGCGACCACTAGAACAGAAGTAcagagacaaaattttcaagatggctgcatgcTAGTTTCTCTGACGCATAAGGTGAATAGTGAGAATAGAGAAGAATTGAATTACAccttgtctacaccggacgcgagcGATGTCATGCAGCATCGGCCTGAGGCCAATGGAAGCTTCGAAACTAATGTTTCGCTACTGTAACATGCTAAATGGAGTCATGTTAGTAAATAATGGTTGTCCGTCCCAAACTGTCATTGTGTCAATGTTGTTGGCTAAGATACTTTTTGTACATCTTGAGTATTCCCAGTGTCGTAGATTTAGacccttaaaggtgctatatgtaatatttttactgttctaaatcataaaatgaacataatgtcattagagaattagcaaacatgccaagttgaaatactggcttctccaataacaatgctacagccagtatattctactttgaagtttccattccgggctggaatttctgtttatgttttggcctgtgtgatcctgctcactgcccactcaccagtaATATTTCGACAccgctgggttgccagatttgaacaagtttgcaatcaaacaacactgcatgcttcAGCCacggaagccagcaaacgaactggataagagataacagattccacctgaccttaaaagcctcgccatccgtctaaaacccatcatgaccagaggtgtagtaaaacaaggataaatattagagatgcctttggaagatggagacagcttaaagcccagaaatcctttaaaacattctggcaacccgcatgagcttcaagtctggggtggggcagacaactctccaatattttgaatttggactgcagtacccatttcaaacgcttgttatcagtcttacatattgcacctttaagaacgTTATTCATCTGCCTTTTAAATGGGGcctgcttacattttttttattttattttttttatgctttaactCACTGGTTTAAAAGTCTTAAAGTGTTGTTTTAGCTAGCATATTTTTTTCTTAGTCTACATAAAATAGTGACCTTAGTTTCTTCCAAAATTCTTTACTTTACTTACTTCAATTACTGTATGCTAAACCTGTAAGAGGATGCACCAACAAAGTAATTCTAATTCAGTAGCAGCAAAACCATAcattttctctcttctctctttggTTTTGCTTTGTATATAATTCAAAGCAAATTAATGTTTAACTTTTACAGCatgtgtccaaataccttttgaaATCCATCTCCTCAGTAAAAgtcattacaaaacaaaatagcATACAATGTTCAGACTCCGAGAGATGGAGAAAAAGGAAACACTACGTGAAAGAATAAGTGTGCTATTTCATGACCATTGTCTTTTTGTAGGAACACTGACAAGTTTTCACCATGGAAAATGGAGTGTAGACACACCAGAACATGTAATGCTCACTCAAGTTTCACATTTTGGTCAGATGATGGCAGTGGCACATTGCTTTCAGAGGACCTTTTTGTATGTCCACAAAGAGTCATGTGACAGAAACTGGAAAATATACTGCTTCAGTTGccagaaaatgaaagtgaaacagTCTAGCTACTATTTGAAACATAAGTCCCGCCTTTATGACACATAAGGAAGTAGATTACTTAACAGACATAGCACAGTCAAAGAGAGTGGGAGAGAAAAGGCTTTTTAGCAGCTGTTCGACAACATGCCCAATTTAAATGgtatgttctttttatttttttattttactttaagtaATGCTATTGATGTGTATGTACTAACAAAGGAATGTGAacaccatgtaatataatttcgGTGTGTCATATCTTTGCTGCATCCTCTTAAAAGTCTACATCTCAGGTTTTACTGTATCGTCATAGTGGAGATAATATTTGCTTGAATCTGTAAGTTTGACTCACTCGCACTGAATTATGAGTAGACCAAACAACTGAACccaaatgaattttattttatttttattttgtgtgtgtgtgtgtgtgtgtgtacaattcAATCCTTTTCTTTACTTCAATCTATagttaaaaacaaaatcaaaacaaaaaaactgtttttataGCTGAATGTTTACATCATTTTTTTTCCCTATAGGCAGACAAAATGGCACAAAGGAAGATTTCGCTGAAAAGAAACTTAAAGCACTTCCGACTGAGCTCCTCCAGAGAGGTAAAGAAGCAGTCAAGGTTGACCTACAACGCAATAGACTCAAACAAATCACTGGTATCTCTCAAATGTCAAACCTGACAGAGCTCAACTTAAGCAGGAATGAGATGACTGATTTTCCCTTGGAGATTCAGGAGTTACGCCAGTTGGTGAAACTTTATATgaatcagaacagtttgaaaaccaTTCCAGAAAATGTTTTCCCATCCTTAAAAAGACTACAGTTCCTAAAGTTGAGCACTAATCGGCTTGGAAAGCTACCCCAAGACATAAACAAGTGCCAGAATCTCACCTATTTGAACCTGTCCAACAACTGCCTGAGGAATCTGGAACCTCTTGTGGGTCTTCCTTGCCTTAAAGAACTCTATGTGGAGAGGAACCAGTTAGCTGAGCTACCAGATATGCTCTTTCAGAACAACTGCTTAACTCAGTTCAAAGCCAATGGCAACCCTCTTAGAAAGCCTCCTGAGGAGGTCTGTGCTGGGGGATTGAGAGATATCCAGATTTACTTTACAATGCTAGAGGAAAACTCTTTAGACCTTTATACTGTAAAGACCATGTTTCTGGGGTCCTCCATGGCGGGGAAATCCACTCTGTGCCGCAGTCTAAAGCAGGGTTGCCCTGTACCTGTGGCAGAGGCTGATCGTACTATAGGAATTGAAATCACTGAAGTTGAAAGTGATGGTGTCCGTTTTTTATTTTGGGACTTTGCTGGACAAGAGGAATACTATATCACCCACCATGTATTTATAACAGCTCAAGCCTTTGTCATACTTGCCATCGATCTTGCCAGGTATGCACTGAATGCATTTATACATAGCCTACgctactttaaaaaaacacaaatatttttagctaCAGGCATTTTTGGTACCATTGACTTGCTCATGCTTAATCATACAATATACATGGTACTCTCTGCAATACCCacctagggttgccacccgtcctgtaaaatacgggatcgtcttgtttttaaagatgaaaagtcGCAGggggtcgcgagttcgaatccagggcatgctgagtgactccagccaggtctcctaagcaaccaaattgtaccagttgctagggagggtacagtcacatggggtaacctcctcgtggtcgctataatgtggttcgctctcggtggggcgcgtggcgagttgtgcgtggatgccacggtggatggcgtgaagcctccacgtgtctctgtggtaatgtgctcaacaagccacatgataagatgcgcgggttgacggtctcagacgcagtggcaactgagattcattcttgatacctggattgaggcgagtcactacgccaccaggagcgtttagagtgcattgggaattgggcattccaaatttgggtgaaaaaaaaaaaaagatttgtcctATAATTTAATTAGTCAGATGGCGTCATGGCGATATCGTTTAAGATCGTTAATTTAATCTTGATATTCGTTGTAAATGTTGCCTTATGCGGGTAAGGGACtgtctaaaaagtccacacattgcgCTAAAATGTCCTAATACTGTTGTGGGTGTGATAAGGGACTgtctgaagtccacaaaaacaaCAACTGCCATTGCAACAACCCCCAACAGCAACTTTAGAGAGAATGTCCTTTATTGTACAGCTCCAAATGTGGCAACACTACACTGAATGCACAATGCAATTTATAATGCACACAATATCCACTTTAGTAGCCATAACACCATGTGGTAATAAACTTGATAAATgactttaaaagtattttttttttttttttttttttagcagtttagAAGCGGTAACATCATTTGTGTAATGTGGTATTCATTCTTATGTTACTTGCTAAAGCATCAATTTTAGGCCAGAAATGTACTTTACGCAAGTACGTGTATGCAAATTATAGAATTTCGCCAACATGCTTAATATGCATTTTTGTGTTACTGTGCCTGTAACAAACTATAGAattcaagggggtgatagagttatgTCCAGAAGTCTGTGCCATTAATctgtgtgttattattcaggtaagttgctataaatattctgactttaatttacatgctcagcaatattctcttcaaactgttgctccgcatgacagtagttggcttgaaaaagAAAACTCACAGCAGGCGTGGGACTGCTATGTCCACTATAGCACtccttgtggcaacattgagaatgcaatgcgtacttttgttgttttatgaattgtggtctgacaggttttggaacacaaaaacaaaaacaaattttgaaTAGCTAGAAGCAACTGCGtttacgtacttgcgtagagtgtgTTTCTGCCTTTACTATTGCTCATGCTTAGTGTTAGGGATTTCAACAAACCCTATGTCGCTATTGCATTTCTAAGACTTACTCCATTTACTTTTCATCTGAcggacaaaaaaaattaaaataaaacagacaaaatTTCCCATAGACTTGCTTTAAAGGAGTGActtaagccatatctagggaccagaatgttATAAAAGACTTCAGGGTCTGCTATACCCTTAATACCCTATGCAACCACCCTCAATGCTCcaacaaacacccagaacaccctagcaactgcatagcaacgttaattgaaaaaacaaaaacacccagAACATTTTTGCAATGGCGTAGCTAGGTCCTGGCAAACACTATTCTAGCATTGTGACTGAGACtgattttctttcaaaaaatttaaatatattgtattattattattaatcatattattttatttatttagttaccAGATTAAGGATCCCCAATCTTTCAATGAGAAAGTAGGCTTCTGGATCAAAAATATTCAGCTTAAGATACCAGACTCAGTGGTCCTTTTGGTGGGGACTCATGTTGACCAGTGCACCAATGAGGCTGAAgtgaaagaaaagcaaaaacacatTGAAGAGAAGGTGGAGGAAATGCTGCAAAGgcataaatttaatttaaaccagcGGAGAAAGAACCTCCAAGATAAGGAGGACCCATCTCTGTACTCTGACCAGATAGATCAGATTAAAAGACTTACTGAGTACAAACTAAAGGTAAGCATGTTTGGTTTTGGAAATACTGTCTTATAAGACATATAACAAAGGCTATTGCTGCCATGATCTACTTCATCTCCTTTTGCTTTTAGGTCCTTGATCTTGTACCTATAGACTGCACAAAACCAGTGGACATTTGCAAATTGCACACTAACATAAAAAATGAGATCTTGAATAAAGATACATTCCCTTACATAGAACAGACATTACCTAGATGCTACCGTGAGGTGGAAACTGATATCCAAGAACTTCTGAAAAATGGTGACATTCCTCAGCATGGTCagtgtgtgttttttatatatatatatacatatatataatttatgtttgCCATTTTGTTGTTCAATTAGTTTCCTAGTTTTATCATTTATAATCTATTAACAGGAATTGTCACTCAAGAGGATCTGCTGTATGAACTGCAGAATAGACATGGTGCACTGGACCATGACAAATTGAAGTTAATTCTACAGTATCTTCACCGAATTGGGGTCATTATATGGTACAAGGAAATCACAGAATTGACGGATTCTTTGTTTGTTAAACCATCATTCCTCATCTCATTGTTTAAGGTTATTTCTGCAACCCTAAAACTTACCCCATAAAGTAAAATACTAATCAGTGTTTAATTTAGCAATACAAGCAAAATCCTTAATCTCCTGTATTCTCTCATAGACCATTGTGAGGCATGACCTAGTTGAGGAACTGAATGCTATTTCCTCTGTACTGCTGAAGTCAGAAAATGCACTTTCGAAACACAAGAAGAGATGGATCAGAGACTATGAAGACAGAGCAACTTTGAGCAATGTGGCTATTAGGATCCTGGTTCGCAGTGAGTTCCTAAAGTTAGGCTTTACTGATGAAGAATTCATTGAGGAGATGGTTGGATCCAAAAAGAGGGAAGGAAATATCCTTTTGTTGCTGAAACACTTTGACGTTTGTTTGCCATGCAAACATAACAGTTCTCTCAATCCAAAAGCTAATGAATTCCATCCAGAGAAAAAATGGGTGGCCTCAGATCCCATTGTGTATGAGCCAGCTGCTTGGCTGTTCCCAAGTTACCTTACAAACAATGAGCTGGTACAGCAAAATTGGGGAGAAGACATTCCAGAGGACCTTAACATTCATGTTTATTTCCTACCTGAGATACCACATGGCTTCTTCCACAGGTAAATGCCTTGTGTCTCTTCCAGACAGCAAATGCATTATACAAAAGCtacaatgttttgtaatgtgttgtCACCCTTGTAATTTTCCTTTACAGGCTAGTCATTAGGATATGCACCTTGTACTCTCAGTACTGGATTGGAAAAGACCAGTGTCTGTTCTGTTGTGGCAACAAACGTGTTCTGCTCAGAGAACACTGTAATGAAGAAGACCAGTTCATTGAGATCCGCTGCAAAGACAGTGATCGTAAGTCATACATTAATTTAATTCTTGTAGGTATCCATATATTATTACACTGCTCTGAATTTTGCTCTGTAAAAGCCCTCTGTTCTTTCATTTTTAAGCAATTCACAAAAATTAATCAGTTCAGTTCagtaacctttatttaaccaggaattAAAACGAATTGATATAAAAATCTCTAAGAGTGACCTGGCCAAGAAGGCAGCAAAGACACACAGTGGCATATTAAAACTTCATGgtgcaccaacacacacacacacacacacacacacacatgaatattaatagtaataaacagcaagtGCTAATTTTATATAATTGGAATATGTATCATTAAGTTGGTTCAGGGCTGGTTctacacattaaagggatagtttacccaaaaattaaaattctctcatcatttactcaccctcatgccatcccagatgtgtttgactttctttcttctgcagaacacaaacaaaggtttttagaagaatgtctctgctctgtaggtccatacaatgcaagtgaatgtttatcaaaaATTTTAAGCTCAAAGCACAAAGTTATACTAgcgatatacactaccggtcagacGTTTTGAAACagttgactaaaatgtttctcatgatcttaaaaatcttttgatctgaaggtgtatacttaaatgtttgaaattagttttgtagacaaaaatataatgtgccaccatattactttatttcattataaaactaaaatgtaataaaataaaaaaaagtttttgaaattgatgacttggaccaaataataaagaaaagcagccaataagtgcccaacatagatggaaactccttcaatactgtttaaaaagcatcccagggtgatacctcaagaagttggttgagaaaatgtcaagagtacatgtctgcaaattctaggcaaagggtgactactttgaagatgctcaaatataacagttttgatttattttggattttgtttaatcacaacataattcccatagttccatttatgttattccatagttttgatgactttactattattctaataatagttaaaaaatattataataaagaatgagaaagtgtttcaaaacttttgaccagtagtgtaatataataagcaatataataagtgtgggagaaaaacagataaatatttaaatataaatctctactttcacttttacattttttttttttttttttttttttgcaattagtattctttgtgcatatcgccacctactgggcagtgaggagatttatagtaaaataggactttaaatattgatctagtctgtttctcatccacatctatcatatcacttctgaagacatgaatttaaccactgaggtcttttgaattacttttatgctgactttctgtatttttgagcttcaaaatatcggtactcattcacttgcatttttattttagggtgaactatccctttaagaggccCTGGacctaataaaacaaaatacatatccAGTCAAATATCACAAAGGCAATTTTCAACATGACAATGCTCAACATTGTTTACAAGCACCATAAAGTCAGCCAGTGGAAGAAGCACTGTATGTTTTAAGTGTTCCTGTAGGTTGTTTCAGGTTTTTGTGGAATTAAACTTAAAACCTTTCAACTCAGATCTAACACTGGGAACAGCAAGTTGTATAATGTCCTTGAGTGAAGACTTTAAGGTTCAATTTTTACAGAGATAAAAGTTAAGTAATTAGGTAACAGGCTACAACAGTAAAAGttacttttctgtttttaatttgcCCCAGTGTGTCATTATATGTTCATCCTGATGTGAAGCAAGACAGAAGAACTCAACCAGACATCTAGGCTTTAGCCAGACTCTTGGTATTTGAGCGAGCATTACGTTTTTCTTATTTTCCATTTGGCTTTTTGTTTCAGCtgtttttaaagggatggttcacccaacaGTGAAGATACTGTCATTTACTTCATGCAACAAATTACCCTCTCAGAATACCTTCTTAGTGAACAGAGTATATTTCCTTCCATATTATTTGGCCTCTGTCCTGATTTGCcagtttaagcattaaaaaaacCTTTCATTGCAAACATGAGCATTCattgcatgtgtgtatatatatatatatatatatatatatatataaaaaatttttttgtaatctctattttttatgtattttcccCCACCTGTAGTTAAAACCTCAACAGACATCCAGAAAGCATGGCAAGTGATAAAGGTGATCATGCAACGACTGAACATACTCACAGAGCAGTGGCAAGGGCTGTGCCTGTTTGTCCACAGTCCCTGCAAGGATCCTGGCTGCTCAGAATACTTTGAATGGAATGACTGGCAAGACTGGTTAGAGGATTCTGAGACAGACATGTTTAATGTGTAAGTTTTTTGGATTTGTCCTCTTCTCATTTATCTTAACAGAGGTATACTCTTTAAGCACAGTATATGTTCATCTCATCTTATTTTTTAATCTtattgtaataatatatatatatatattttttaaattctgtgCCATCCATGTCAGCTGCACAAAATCTAAGGTGACTGAATGCTTTGTTC from Myxocyprinus asiaticus isolate MX2 ecotype Aquarium Trade chromosome 1, UBuf_Myxa_2, whole genome shotgun sequence carries:
- the LOC127446622 gene encoding malignant fibrous histiocytoma-amplified sequence 1-like isoform X1, with product MPNLNGRQNGTKEDFAEKKLKALPTELLQRGKEAVKVDLQRNRLKQITGISQMSNLTELNLSRNEMTDFPLEIQELRQLVKLYMNQNSLKTIPENVFPSLKRLQFLKLSTNRLGKLPQDINKCQNLTYLNLSNNCLRNLEPLVGLPCLKELYVERNQLAELPDMLFQNNCLTQFKANGNPLRKPPEEVCAGGLRDIQIYFTMLEENSLDLYTVKTMFLGSSMAGKSTLCRSLKQGCPVPVAEADRTIGIEITEVESDGVRFLFWDFAGQEEYYITHHVFITAQAFVILAIDLASYQIKDPQSFNEKVGFWIKNIQLKIPDSVVLLVGTHVDQCTNEAEVKEKQKHIEEKVEEMLQRHKFNLNQRRKNLQDKEDPSLYSDQIDQIKRLTEYKLKVLDLVPIDCTKPVDICKLHTNIKNEILNKDTFPYIEQTLPRCYREVETDIQELLKNGDIPQHGIVTQEDLLYELQNRHGALDHDKLKLILQYLHRIGVIIWYKEITELTDSLFVKPSFLISLFKTIVRHDLVEELNAISSVLLKSENALSKHKKRWIRDYEDRATLSNVAIRILVRSEFLKLGFTDEEFIEEMVGSKKREGNILLLLKHFDVCLPCKHNSSLNPKANEFHPEKKWVASDPIVYEPAAWLFPSYLTNNELVQQNWGEDIPEDLNIHVYFLPEIPHGFFHRLVIRICTLYSQYWIGKDQCLFCCGNKRVLLREHCNEEDQFIEIRCKDSDLKTSTDIQKAWQVIKVIMQRLNILTEQWQGLCLFVHSPCKDPGCSEYFEWNDWQDWLEDSETDMFNVGLEEKHTCRNGHRRRTELLFPRTPDA
- the LOC127446622 gene encoding malignant fibrous histiocytoma-amplified sequence 1-like isoform X2 — translated: MSNLTELNLSRNEMTDFPLEIQELRQLVKLYMNQNSLKTIPENVFPSLKRLQFLKLSTNRLGKLPQDINKCQNLTYLNLSNNCLRNLEPLVGLPCLKELYVERNQLAELPDMLFQNNCLTQFKANGNPLRKPPEEVCAGGLRDIQIYFTMLEENSLDLYTVKTMFLGSSMAGKSTLCRSLKQGCPVPVAEADRTIGIEITEVESDGVRFLFWDFAGQEEYYITHHVFITAQAFVILAIDLASYQIKDPQSFNEKVGFWIKNIQLKIPDSVVLLVGTHVDQCTNEAEVKEKQKHIEEKVEEMLQRHKFNLNQRRKNLQDKEDPSLYSDQIDQIKRLTEYKLKVLDLVPIDCTKPVDICKLHTNIKNEILNKDTFPYIEQTLPRCYREVETDIQELLKNGDIPQHGIVTQEDLLYELQNRHGALDHDKLKLILQYLHRIGVIIWYKEITELTDSLFVKPSFLISLFKTIVRHDLVEELNAISSVLLKSENALSKHKKRWIRDYEDRATLSNVAIRILVRSEFLKLGFTDEEFIEEMVGSKKREGNILLLLKHFDVCLPCKHNSSLNPKANEFHPEKKWVASDPIVYEPAAWLFPSYLTNNELVQQNWGEDIPEDLNIHVYFLPEIPHGFFHRLVIRICTLYSQYWIGKDQCLFCCGNKRVLLREHCNEEDQFIEIRCKDSDLKTSTDIQKAWQVIKVIMQRLNILTEQWQGLCLFVHSPCKDPGCSEYFEWNDWQDWLEDSETDMFNVGLEEKHTCRNGHRRRTELLFPRTPDA